In Styela clava chromosome 14, kaStyClav1.hap1.2, whole genome shotgun sequence, the following are encoded in one genomic region:
- the LOC144432178 gene encoding uncharacterized protein LOC144432178, translated as MVLSHDAMDPMIDRTTSERRTSSPIGIPNAKLSTLTRTHQNILETSESQENSPSSYSPSAIPTVSTSLPAMPHNTHISRFLSDGGQFPPLPQKTDSMESIGEILDRLPEGSPAFAAVFSEIVKLTDGEKKSNSAISQDDIPTIKEPEQNEPEHQDQHPNNSPRRIRKEMKNLKFDLESLQHKGNYRRRAVSASSSRKTKKELPSSTHSTPALARRSKNKNAEQQAKVVHLLPKFKFLTETVTVSHEDIVKEQEHEDRLRNGFSSPKSIFGGVGDASPTH; from the exons ATGGTTCTATCACACGACGCCATGGATCCGATGATCGATCGAACAACTTCGGAACGAAGGACAAGTTCACCAATTGGAATTCCAAACGCAAAG TTGTCTACACTCACGCGGACTCATCAAAACATTCTTGAAACTTCCGAATCTCAAGAAAACTCTCCGTCATCTTATTCACCTTCTGCTATTCCGACAGTGAGCACTTCTCTTCCTGCTATGCCACACAACACACATATCTCCAGATTTTTGAGCGATGGCGGCCAATTCCCTCCTTTGCCTCAGAAAACCGATTCCATGGAAAGTATCGGAGAAATACTGGATCGTCTTCCGGAAGGATCTCCCGCGTTTGCCGCAGTGTTTTCAGAAATCGTCAAACTCACTGATGGAGAGAAAAAAAGCAATTCAGCAATTTCACAAGATGATATACCAACAATAAAGGAGCCCGAACAAAATGAACCAGAGCACCAAGACCAACATCCAAACAATTCTCCTAGAAGAATTCGCAAAGAAATGAAGAATTTAAAGTTCGATCTGGAAAGTTTGCAACATAAAGGCAACTACCGACGAAGAGCTGTCAGTGCTTCTTCATcgcgaaaaacaaaaaaagaattgCCGTCAAGTACCCATTCTACACCTGCGCTTGCAAGGAGGTCGAAAAACAAGAATGCAGAACAGCAAGCAAAAGTTGTTCATTTGTTAccgaaattcaaatttttaactgAAACGGTCACTGTTTCCCATGAAGATATTGTAAAGGAACAAGAACACGAAGATAGGTTAAGAAACGGATTTTCGAGTCCCAAGTCAATTTTTGGCGGAGTCGGCGACGCATCTCCGACTCACTAA